A stretch of Elephas maximus indicus isolate mEleMax1 chromosome 20, mEleMax1 primary haplotype, whole genome shotgun sequence DNA encodes these proteins:
- the LOC126064217 gene encoding amiloride-sensitive amine oxidase [copper-containing]-like isoform X1, producing MGQEALLLGWAIVGILALQTLAEAEPSQSSLGSKAGVFKDLSAEELKAVHKFLWSQRDLSLKPAKALTMAKNSIFLIEMLLPEKQHVLRFLDEGKRRPVREAHVVIFFGAQEKPNITEFAVGLLPSPSYMRVLPPRPGHRPSWASRPVSTAEYALLNHMLQEATKPLHQFFLNTTGFSLLDCGDRCLTYTDAAPRGLASDQRRSWLILQQDVEGYFLHPTGLELLVDHGSQDANDWVVEQVWYNGKFYRSPEELARKYDNGEVDVVVLEDLPLQGSEDTPLFSSYRPRGTFSKPITMNGPRLVQPQGHRYQLEGNAVLYGDWSFAFRLRSSSGLQVLDVRFGGERVAYEVSIQEAVALYTGHTPAGMQTKYMDLGWGLGRLSHELAPGIDCPDTATYLDALHYYDADGPVHYPHALCLFEMPTGVPLRRHFDINYLGGFNFYAGLKGQVLVLRTTSTVDNYDYIWDFIFYPNGVMEAKMHATGYIHATFYTPEGLHHGMRLHTHLAGNMHTHLVHYRVDLDVAGTKNSFQTLGMKLQNITNPWSPGHYLVQPTLEQTHLHCERQAAFRFGRALPKYLLFTSPKKNPWGHKRSYRVQINSMASQVLLPGCQEERALTWARYPLAVTKYRESELHSSSIYNQNDPWDPPVVFEEFLQDNEDIENEDLVAWVTVGFLHIPHSEDIPNTATPGNSVGFLLRPFNFFPEDPSLASRDAVIVWPQDKDSNHVQRWVPEEAGSCLMPPPFSYNGTYRPV from the exons ATGGGTCAAGAGGCCCTgctgcttggctgggccatagtcGGGATCCTGGCACTGCAGACCCTGGCGGAGGCTGAGCCCTCTCAAAGTTCCCTGGGCAGCAAGGCTGGGGTGTTCAAGGACCTGAGCGCAGAGGAGCTGAAGGCTGTGCACAAATTCCTTTGGTCCCAGAGGGACCTGTCGCTGAAGCCCGCCAAAGCCTTGACCATGGCCAAGAACTCCATCTTCCTCATTGAGATGCTGCTGCCTGAGAAGCAACATGTGCTGAGGTTTCTGGATGAAGGTAAAAGGCGTCCGGTCCGGGAAGCCCATGTTGTCATCTTCTTTGGAGCCCAGGAGAAGCCCAACATCACTGAGTTTGCAGTGGGACTCCTACCATCACCCTCCTATATGCGAGTGCTGCCCCCCAGGCCGGGGCACCGCCCATCCTGGGCGTCCAGGCCCGTCTCCACTGCCGAGTATGCCCTCCTGAACCACATGCTACAGGAAGCCACCAAGCCCCTGCACCAGTTCTTCCTTAATACAACAGGCTTCTCCTTACTAGACTGTGGAGACCGGTGCCTGACCTATACCGACGCGGCCCCCCGCGGCCTGGCTTCTGACCAGCGCAGGTCCTGGCTTATCCTGCAGCAAGATGTGGAAGGCTATTTCTTGCACCCCACTGGGCTGGAGCTGCTTGTGGACCACGGGAGCCAAGATGCCAATGACTGGGTGGTAGAGCAAGTCTGGTACAATGGGAAGTTCTACAGGAGCCCAGAAGAACTGGCCCGCAAGTATGACAACGGGGAGGTAGATGTCGTGGTTCTGGAGGACCTACCACTGCAGGGCAGCGAGGACACCCCACTCTTCTCCTCTTACAGGCCCCGTGGAACCTTCTCCAAGCCCATCACCATGAATGGGCCCCGCCTGGTTCAGCCCCAAGGCCACCGCTACCAGCTAGAGGGCAATGCTGTGCTCTACGGGGACTGGAGCTTCGCCTTCCGGCTGCGCTCCTCCTCTGGGCTACAGGTCCTGGATGTGCGCTTCGGAGGGGAGCGTGTGGCCTATGAAGTGAGCATACAGGAGGCAGTGGCTCTCTACACAGGACACACACCAGCAGGCATGCAGACCAAGTACATGGACTTGGGCTGGGGCCTGGGCAGGCTCAGCCATGAGCTAGCCCCAGGCATCGACTGCCCGGATACAGCCACCTACCTGGACGCCCTCCACTATTACGATGCTGATGGCCCGGTACACTACCCCCACGCCCTCTGCCTCTTCGAGATGCCCACAGGGGTGCCCCTTAGGCGGCACTTTGATATCAACTACCTGGGAGGCTTTAACTTCTATGCAGGGCTGAAGGGCCAGGTACTGGTGCTGCGAACCACTTCCACAGTTGACAATTATGATTACATTTGGGATTTCATCTTCTACCCCAATGGAGTAATGGAAGCCAAGATGCATGCCACTGGCTACATCCATGCCACCTTCTACACCCCTGAGGGGCTCCACCACGGCATGCGCCTACACACCCACCTGGCTGGCAACATGCACACCCACCTGGTGCATTACCGCGTAGACCTGGACGTGGCAG GCACCAAAAATAGCTTCCAGACACTAGGGATGAAgctacaaaacatcactaacccctGGAGTCCAGGACACTACCTGGTACAGCCCACTCTAGAGCAGACACATCTCCACTGTGAGCGCCAGGCTGCCTTTCGCTTTGGGCGGGCCCTGCCCAAGTACCTGCTCTTCACCAGCCCCAAGAAGAACCCCTGGGGCCACAAGCGCAGCTACCGCGTGCAGATCAATTCTATGGCCAGCCAAGTGCTGCTCCCAGGCTGTCAGGAGGAGCGGGCTCTCACCTGGGCCAG GTACCCCCTAGCAGTGACCAAGTATCGGGAGTCGGAGCTACACAGCAGCAGCATCTACAACCAGAATGACCCCTGGGACCCACCTGTGGTCTTTGAAGAATTTCTTCAAGACAATGAGGACATTGAAAATGAG gaccTAGTAGCCTGGGTGACAGTGGGCTTCCTCCACATCCCCCACTCAGAGGACATCCCCAACACAGCCAcacctggaaactctgtgggcttCCTGTTGAGGCCCTTCAACTTCTTCCCAGAGGACCCATCCTTGGCATCCAGAGACGCAGTGATCGTGTGGCCCCAGGACAAAGACTCTAACCATGTTCAGCGCTGGGTTCCTGAGGAGGCAGGGAGCTGTTTGATGCCTCCGCCTTTTAGCTACAATGGCACCTATAGGCCAGTGTGA
- the LOC126064217 gene encoding amiloride-sensitive amine oxidase [copper-containing]-like isoform X2, whose amino-acid sequence MGQEALLLGWAIVGILALQTLAEAEPSQSSLGSKAGVFKDLSAEELKAVHKFLWSQRDLSLKPAKALTMAKNSIFLIEMLLPEKQHVLRFLDEGKRRPVREAHVVIFFGAQEKPNITEFAVGLLPSPSYMRVLPPRPGHRPSWASRPVSTAEYALLNHMLQEATKPLHQFFLNTTGFSLLDCGDRCLTYTDAAPRGLASDQRRSWLILQQDVEGYFLHPTGLELLVDHGSQDANDWVVEQVWYNGKFYRSPEELARKYDNGEVDVVVLEDLPLQGSEDTPLFSSYRPRGTFSKPITMNGPRLVQPQGHRYQLEGNAVLYGDWSFAFRLRSSSGLQVLDVRFGGERVAYEVSIQEAVALYTGHTPAGMQTKYMDLGWGLGRLSHELAPGIDCPDTATYLDALHYYDADGPVHYPHALCLFEMPTGVPLRRHFDINYLGGFNFYAGLKGQVLVLRTTSTVDNYDYIWDFIFYPNGVMEAKMHATGYIHATFYTPEGLHHGMRLHTHLAGNMHTHLVHYRVDLDVAGTKNSFQTLGMKLQNITNPWSPGHYLVQPTLEQTHLHCERQAAFRFGRALPKYLLFTSPKKNPWGHKRSYRVQINSMASQVLLPGCQEERALTWARYPLAVTKYRESELHSSSIYNQNDPWDPPVVFEEFLQDNEDIENE is encoded by the exons ATGGGTCAAGAGGCCCTgctgcttggctgggccatagtcGGGATCCTGGCACTGCAGACCCTGGCGGAGGCTGAGCCCTCTCAAAGTTCCCTGGGCAGCAAGGCTGGGGTGTTCAAGGACCTGAGCGCAGAGGAGCTGAAGGCTGTGCACAAATTCCTTTGGTCCCAGAGGGACCTGTCGCTGAAGCCCGCCAAAGCCTTGACCATGGCCAAGAACTCCATCTTCCTCATTGAGATGCTGCTGCCTGAGAAGCAACATGTGCTGAGGTTTCTGGATGAAGGTAAAAGGCGTCCGGTCCGGGAAGCCCATGTTGTCATCTTCTTTGGAGCCCAGGAGAAGCCCAACATCACTGAGTTTGCAGTGGGACTCCTACCATCACCCTCCTATATGCGAGTGCTGCCCCCCAGGCCGGGGCACCGCCCATCCTGGGCGTCCAGGCCCGTCTCCACTGCCGAGTATGCCCTCCTGAACCACATGCTACAGGAAGCCACCAAGCCCCTGCACCAGTTCTTCCTTAATACAACAGGCTTCTCCTTACTAGACTGTGGAGACCGGTGCCTGACCTATACCGACGCGGCCCCCCGCGGCCTGGCTTCTGACCAGCGCAGGTCCTGGCTTATCCTGCAGCAAGATGTGGAAGGCTATTTCTTGCACCCCACTGGGCTGGAGCTGCTTGTGGACCACGGGAGCCAAGATGCCAATGACTGGGTGGTAGAGCAAGTCTGGTACAATGGGAAGTTCTACAGGAGCCCAGAAGAACTGGCCCGCAAGTATGACAACGGGGAGGTAGATGTCGTGGTTCTGGAGGACCTACCACTGCAGGGCAGCGAGGACACCCCACTCTTCTCCTCTTACAGGCCCCGTGGAACCTTCTCCAAGCCCATCACCATGAATGGGCCCCGCCTGGTTCAGCCCCAAGGCCACCGCTACCAGCTAGAGGGCAATGCTGTGCTCTACGGGGACTGGAGCTTCGCCTTCCGGCTGCGCTCCTCCTCTGGGCTACAGGTCCTGGATGTGCGCTTCGGAGGGGAGCGTGTGGCCTATGAAGTGAGCATACAGGAGGCAGTGGCTCTCTACACAGGACACACACCAGCAGGCATGCAGACCAAGTACATGGACTTGGGCTGGGGCCTGGGCAGGCTCAGCCATGAGCTAGCCCCAGGCATCGACTGCCCGGATACAGCCACCTACCTGGACGCCCTCCACTATTACGATGCTGATGGCCCGGTACACTACCCCCACGCCCTCTGCCTCTTCGAGATGCCCACAGGGGTGCCCCTTAGGCGGCACTTTGATATCAACTACCTGGGAGGCTTTAACTTCTATGCAGGGCTGAAGGGCCAGGTACTGGTGCTGCGAACCACTTCCACAGTTGACAATTATGATTACATTTGGGATTTCATCTTCTACCCCAATGGAGTAATGGAAGCCAAGATGCATGCCACTGGCTACATCCATGCCACCTTCTACACCCCTGAGGGGCTCCACCACGGCATGCGCCTACACACCCACCTGGCTGGCAACATGCACACCCACCTGGTGCATTACCGCGTAGACCTGGACGTGGCAG GCACCAAAAATAGCTTCCAGACACTAGGGATGAAgctacaaaacatcactaacccctGGAGTCCAGGACACTACCTGGTACAGCCCACTCTAGAGCAGACACATCTCCACTGTGAGCGCCAGGCTGCCTTTCGCTTTGGGCGGGCCCTGCCCAAGTACCTGCTCTTCACCAGCCCCAAGAAGAACCCCTGGGGCCACAAGCGCAGCTACCGCGTGCAGATCAATTCTATGGCCAGCCAAGTGCTGCTCCCAGGCTGTCAGGAGGAGCGGGCTCTCACCTGGGCCAG GTACCCCCTAGCAGTGACCAAGTATCGGGAGTCGGAGCTACACAGCAGCAGCATCTACAACCAGAATGACCCCTGGGACCCACCTGTGGTCTTTGAAGAATTTCTTCAAGACAATGAGGACATTGAAAATGAG TAG